CCACCGAATCAAGGGTATTCACGTTGCGGCTGGCGACGCTTTGCAGAGCGGTCACTAACTGGCTGGCCAGCAGGATGGCGTCGTTGCCTTCATGCGGACGGGCGGCGTGCGCCCCCTTGCCGGTGATGCGAAATACGAAGCGGTCGACGTTGGCGTAGAACGGGCCGCCGCGGGTGGCGAAACTGCCTACCGGCAGACCGGGTTCGTTATGCATGCCGAAGATGGCACTGACGTCGCGCAGGGCCCCGGCACGCACCAGGCTTTTGGCGCCGCCGAAGTTCTCCTCCGCCGGCTGGAACAGGATCCGCACCCGGCCGTTCAGCGAGGCTTCCCGTTCTTTCAGCTTCAGGGCCGCGCCGAGGATCACGCTGGTGTGGATGTCGTGGCCGCAGGCGTGCATGACGCCCGGGCGTTGGGAGGTAAAGGCTACGCCGCTGCGCTCCTCAATAGGCAGGGCGTCGATGTCGGCCCGCAGGGCAATCTGTTTATCACCCTTCCCCACTTCGGCGACCACGCCGGTCGCCAGATCGTAAGGCAGAACCTTAATTCCTGCGTCGCCTAACCATTGACGCAGGCGGGCGGTGGTCTGGACTTCCTCGCCGGAAAGCTCCGGGTTCTGGTGCAGCTCGCGGCGCCAGGCGATCAGCTGTTGTTCGAGGCTCATACCGCCACCTCCTTCTGCTGTCGGGCCTGGGCCAGCAGGCGCAGGGACTGCACCCGGGCGGTGCCGTCGGCAACCGGGGTATCAATGATGAATTCGTCGATGCCCCACTGCTGATGCAGGGCCTCCAGCTGGTCGAGCACCGACTCCGCGGTACCTGCCAGCAGGGACTGGGCGCGTCGGGCGATACGCAGCGGCTCGCTGCCCGCCTGACGGGCAAAGGCGTACGCCTGCTCTTCGCTGGCGACGGTGACCCGCTGGCCATTGACCAACTCAACGCCCCACACTTCTACTGCGCTTGCCAACGATTCGGCCTGCGCCTGGGTTGGAGCGACGATGGCCTGCACCGCGACAATCACCTCCCGGGCGCTGTGGGTGCGCCAGGTGT
This Leclercia sp. S52 DNA region includes the following protein-coding sequences:
- a CDS encoding M20 peptidase aminoacylase family protein: MSLEQQLIAWRRELHQNPELSGEEVQTTARLRQWLGDAGIKVLPYDLATGVVAEVGKGDKQIALRADIDALPIEERSGVAFTSQRPGVMHACGHDIHTSVILGAALKLKEREASLNGRVRILFQPAEENFGGAKSLVRAGALRDVSAIFGMHNEPGLPVGSFATRGGPFYANVDRFVFRITGKGAHAARPHEGNDAILLASQLVTALQSVASRNVNTLDSVVLSVTRITGGNTWNVLPESVELEGTLRTHRTEVQQNVKARVSEIAAGFASAFNAQIDITWYAGPTALVNDANWAEFATSVARETGYETRQAELHMGGEDFAVYLQQIPGAFVSIGSASQYGLHHPAFNPDEALIEPAARYFAQLAEKALNQL